In the Helianthus annuus cultivar XRQ/B chromosome 11, HanXRQr2.0-SUNRISE, whole genome shotgun sequence genome, one interval contains:
- the LOC110888114 gene encoding putative F-box protein At3g24700, with protein MADLPIETIFEILTRVPAKVVGRSKSVCKEWYALLSTRDFIRVHCSRSLVSCNKRVLLIDDLTCFVHPIIFQSYDYGPRSIVTLPFDHQNNDVSILSHLNGLLCVCLNHTNELLLWNPTTTAFKRLSTPDSLGIYINNLDAIGLYADDADDYKVLHIMRRCGVYESYVYSSELNFWRNVPFLTRQEYLSPNFYWSPGTFCGGTLYFTLCECWVGGTNVVICFDINTEQFKEISFPPVPSTGFVQGVLVNVKNELHMFATTGWFEITIDLWTLKEDYWINVLSCPPIPPISLSLWGDITHYVTNGNWFVMTKLGKLFTIEMDTKPFEILYPVTWFRGYKGAVFVETVVSPSI; from the coding sequence ATGGCTGACCTTCCTATTGAAACCATATTTGAGATATTAACGAGGGTGCCAGCGAAGGTCGTAGGACGTTCTAAGAGTGTTTGTAAGGAATGGTATGCGTTGCTGTCAACTCGAGATTTCATAAGGGTACATTGTTCTCGCTCATTAGTTTCATGTAACAAGAGAGTTCTCTTAATTGACGACCTAACATGCTTTGTTCATCCGATCATCTTTCAATCCTATGATTATGGGCCAAGGTCAATAGTTACATTACCATTCGACCACCAAAATAATGATGTGTCAATACTTTCACATTTGAATGGATTGTTGTGTGTTTGCTTGAATCATACAAACGAGTTGcttctttggaatccaacaacTACTGCTTTCAAGCGTTTGTCAACACCTGATTCTCTTGGAATCTATATAAATAATCTTGATGCCATTGGTTTGTATGCTGATGATGCCGATGATTACAAGGTCTTGCATATCATGCGTAGGTGTGGTGTATATGAAAGCTATGTTTATTCTAGCGAATTAAACTTTTGGAGAAATGTTCCTTTCTTAACAAGACAAGAGTACCTTAGCCCCAATTTCTATTGGTCACCAGGCACATTTTGTGGTGGTACTCTATATTTCACTCTTTGCGAATGTTGGGTTGGAGGTACAAATGTGGTGATTTGTTTTGATATTAATACAGAGCAGTTCAAGGAGATAAGCTTTCCACCTGTTCCATCTACGGGATTTGTTCAAGGTGTTTTAGTGAATGTAAAAAATGAGCTTCACATGTTTGCTACGACTGGCTGGTTTGAGATAACAATTGACCTATGGACGTTAAAAGAGGATTACTGGATTAACGTCTTATCATGTCCTCCGATCCCCCCAATATCATTGTCATTGTGGGGCGATATAACACATTACGTGACGAATGGTAATTGGTTTGTGATGACTAAATTAGGGAAGCTTTTTACTATTGAAATGGATACGAAGCCCTTCGAAATTCTTTATCCAGTTACTTGGTTTCGTGGTTATAAGGGTGCGGTGTTTGTGGAGACCGTCGTTTCACCAAGTATTTAG